The Streptomyces sp. NBC_00691 genome has a segment encoding these proteins:
- a CDS encoding DUF1272 domain-containing protein gives MALEMRERCERCETAVLVAEGPARICSYECSFCVPCADAMDDVCPNCGGELVARPRRVAG, from the coding sequence ATGGCCCTGGAGATGCGTGAGCGGTGCGAGCGGTGCGAGACGGCGGTGCTGGTGGCGGAGGGGCCCGCAAGGATCTGTTCGTACGAGTGCAGCTTCTGCGTGCCGTGCGCCGACGCGATGGACGACGTCTGCCCCAACTGCGGGGGCGAGCTGGTGGCGCGGCCTCGGCGGGTGGCCGGGTAG
- the serC gene encoding phosphoserine transaminase, translating to MADIQIPADIKPADGRFGAGPSKVRTEALDALAATGTSLLGTSHRQAPVKNLVGEVRSGIRDLFSLPEGYEVILGNGGSTAFWDVATHGLIERKSQHLTFGEFSSKFAKAAKLAPWLAEPTVISSDPGTHPEPVAEAGVDVYAYTHNETSTGVAAPIKRVAGADQGSLVLVDATSGAGGLPVDITETDVYYFAPQKSFAAEGGLWLAAFSPAALERAQSIHDSGRHIPEFFSLTTAIDNSLKNQTYNTPALSTLFLLNEQLKWINGQGGLDWAVARTKESSDALYGWAEESKYATPFVADAAKRSQVIGTIDFADEIDAAAVAKALRANGIVDTEPYRKLGRNQLRVAMFPAIDPADVRALTACIDYVIEKL from the coding sequence GTGGCTGATATCCAGATTCCCGCTGACATCAAGCCCGCCGACGGCCGTTTCGGCGCGGGCCCCTCCAAGGTGCGTACGGAGGCGCTGGACGCCCTGGCCGCCACCGGCACCTCTCTCCTCGGCACGTCCCACCGCCAGGCTCCGGTCAAGAACCTGGTCGGCGAGGTACGTTCCGGCATCCGTGACCTCTTCTCGCTCCCCGAGGGCTACGAGGTGATCCTGGGCAACGGCGGCTCCACCGCCTTCTGGGACGTCGCGACCCACGGGCTGATCGAGCGCAAGTCGCAGCACCTCACCTTCGGCGAGTTCTCCTCCAAGTTCGCGAAGGCCGCCAAGCTGGCCCCGTGGCTGGCCGAGCCGACCGTGATCTCCTCCGACCCGGGCACTCACCCGGAGCCGGTGGCCGAGGCGGGCGTGGACGTCTACGCGTACACGCACAACGAGACCTCGACCGGTGTCGCCGCCCCGATCAAGCGGGTCGCCGGCGCCGACCAGGGCTCCCTCGTCCTCGTGGACGCGACCTCCGGCGCGGGCGGTCTCCCGGTCGACATCACCGAGACGGACGTCTACTACTTCGCCCCGCAGAAGTCCTTCGCCGCCGAGGGCGGCCTGTGGCTCGCGGCCTTCTCCCCGGCCGCGCTGGAGCGGGCGCAGTCGATCCACGACTCCGGACGGCACATCCCGGAGTTCTTCTCGCTGACGACGGCGATCGACAACTCGCTGAAGAACCAGACGTACAACACCCCGGCGCTCTCGACCCTCTTCCTGCTCAACGAGCAGCTGAAGTGGATCAACGGCCAGGGCGGTCTGGACTGGGCCGTGGCCCGCACGAAGGAGTCCTCGGACGCGCTGTACGGCTGGGCCGAGGAGTCCAAGTACGCGACGCCGTTCGTCGCGGACGCGGCCAAGCGCTCGCAGGTCATCGGCACGATCGACTTCGCCGACGAGATCGACGCGGCGGCGGTCGCGAAGGCGCTGCGCGCGAACGGCATCGTCGACACGGAGCCGTACCGCAAGCTGGGCCGCAACCAGCTGCGGGTCGCGATGTTCCCCGCGATCGACCCGGCGGACGTGCGTGCCCTGACGGCCTGCATCGACTACGTGATCGAGAAGCTCTGA
- a CDS encoding FAD-binding and (Fe-S)-binding domain-containing protein, with the protein MRRALRHPGLVGTHEQHTAGLAADLRAAVAGEVDFSVTARALTTMDASNYRRVPAGTVAPRDTDDLAAVLEVCRAHGTTPVVARGAGTSIGGQSTGVGVVLDLTRHMGGIVSLDPEARTAVVRPGLVLDRLRAAARPYGLTFGPDPSTHSRCTLGGMIGNNACGAHSVAWGTTADNVRSLEVMTYRGDRLTLGREGRGAPAGLLDLVDSRLALLRTGYPAGLPRRISGYALDALLPERGVDVARSFCGSEGTLGLVTEATVRLVPLPADPVLVVLGYADESAAAEAAAGLLPYRPLTVEGMAADLVRGASGLPKGGAWLFCEMDGEGEARRLVRAADAIGSAVVRDPAGRRALWRIREDAAGTATRIAGDGSRTGPGGGGEAWPGWEDCAVPPARLGAYLREFRSLLADFGLRGVPYGHFGDGCVHVRIDFDLWTEKGVRDFRRFSEAVADLVVAHGGSLSGEHGDGQARAELLPRMYGKELVGLFGAVKDVWDPDGGLNPGMLVRPRPLDEGLRFAGLPLVGLGREAARCVGVAKCRVEGPSSGPGVMCPSYRATGEEKHSTRGRARLLHEMALGEVITDGWRSEEVREALDLCLSCKGCRSDCPVGVDMAAYKAEFLDRHYAGPFGFLRRPRSHWTMGRLPHWLDLFGRGLNAGMRLPFAARLAGVTPERAMPRVAAGTFTAWFAERASSRPPAVTLWPDTFTDHLAPEVGRAAVRVLEAAGLGVALPQARVCCGLTYVSTGQLGAARRVMRRALDVMEGEGGEAAGPLGPVVVLEPSCAATLRTDLPELLPDDPRAARLAASVRTFAEALETLAPDWEPPRLNRPVTGQTHCHQHAVLGDAADRRLRERAGLTGDLAGGCCGLAGNFGFEPGHYEVSVKCAEDQLLPALRKAAPGADILADGFSCRTQMADLAGVRGRHLAEVLAEAVDSGPGPSGS; encoded by the coding sequence ATGAGACGAGCTCTGAGACATCCTGGCCTTGTGGGAACACACGAGCAACACACGGCGGGCCTGGCCGCCGACCTGCGCGCGGCGGTCGCCGGAGAGGTCGACTTCTCCGTCACCGCAAGGGCGCTGACGACCATGGACGCCTCCAACTACCGCCGCGTTCCGGCCGGTACGGTCGCGCCGCGCGACACCGACGACCTGGCGGCGGTCCTGGAGGTCTGCCGGGCGCACGGCACCACCCCGGTCGTCGCGCGCGGCGCCGGGACCTCGATCGGAGGCCAGTCGACCGGCGTCGGCGTCGTGCTCGACCTCACACGGCACATGGGCGGGATCGTCTCCCTCGACCCGGAGGCACGCACGGCCGTGGTTCGGCCGGGGCTCGTCCTCGACCGGCTGCGGGCGGCGGCCCGCCCGTACGGCCTGACCTTCGGCCCCGATCCGTCGACGCACAGCCGCTGCACCCTCGGCGGCATGATCGGCAACAACGCGTGCGGGGCGCACTCAGTCGCCTGGGGGACCACGGCGGACAACGTGCGCTCGCTGGAGGTGATGACGTACCGGGGCGACAGGTTGACGCTGGGGCGCGAGGGGCGGGGCGCGCCCGCCGGACTCCTCGACCTCGTCGACAGTCGTCTCGCCCTCCTGAGGACCGGTTACCCGGCCGGTCTGCCGCGCCGCATCTCCGGATACGCGCTGGACGCGCTGCTCCCGGAGCGGGGGGTGGACGTGGCCCGCTCGTTCTGCGGCAGCGAGGGGACGCTGGGGCTGGTGACGGAGGCGACGGTCCGGCTCGTCCCGCTGCCGGCCGATCCGGTGCTCGTGGTGCTCGGGTACGCGGACGAGAGCGCGGCGGCGGAGGCCGCGGCGGGGCTTCTGCCGTACCGGCCGCTGACCGTGGAGGGGATGGCCGCCGATCTCGTACGGGGTGCTTCCGGTCTGCCGAAGGGCGGCGCCTGGCTGTTCTGCGAGATGGACGGGGAGGGAGAGGCACGGCGGCTCGTGCGGGCGGCCGACGCGATCGGCTCCGCCGTCGTGCGGGACCCGGCAGGCCGGCGGGCGCTGTGGCGGATCCGCGAGGACGCGGCGGGTACGGCCACCCGGATCGCCGGGGACGGCTCCCGGACGGGGCCCGGGGGAGGCGGAGAGGCGTGGCCGGGATGGGAGGACTGCGCGGTGCCGCCGGCGCGGCTCGGCGCGTACCTCCGCGAATTCCGTTCGCTCCTTGCGGACTTCGGCCTCCGGGGAGTCCCGTACGGGCACTTCGGCGACGGCTGCGTCCACGTCCGGATCGACTTCGACCTGTGGACGGAGAAGGGCGTACGGGACTTCCGCCGCTTCTCGGAGGCGGTCGCCGACCTCGTGGTCGCCCACGGCGGCTCGCTCTCCGGGGAGCACGGCGACGGGCAGGCGCGGGCCGAGCTGCTGCCGAGGATGTACGGGAAGGAGCTCGTCGGGCTGTTCGGCGCGGTCAAGGACGTCTGGGACCCGGACGGCGGCCTCAACCCGGGGATGCTGGTCCGGCCGCGCCCGCTCGACGAGGGGCTGCGGTTCGCCGGGCTGCCGCTGGTGGGTCTTGGCAGGGAGGCGGCCCGGTGTGTGGGGGTGGCCAAGTGCCGTGTCGAGGGCCCGAGTTCGGGGCCGGGAGTGATGTGTCCCTCGTATCGGGCGACGGGGGAGGAGAAGCACTCGACGCGAGGGCGGGCGAGGCTGCTCCACGAGATGGCGCTCGGCGAGGTGATCACGGACGGCTGGCGCTCGGAGGAGGTCCGGGAGGCGCTCGACCTCTGTCTGTCGTGCAAGGGGTGCCGCAGCGACTGCCCGGTGGGCGTCGACATGGCCGCGTACAAGGCGGAGTTCCTGGACCGTCACTACGCGGGACCGTTCGGCTTCCTGCGCAGGCCGCGCTCGCACTGGACGATGGGCAGGCTGCCGCACTGGCTGGACCTGTTCGGGCGGGGGCTGAACGCCGGGATGCGGCTGCCGTTCGCGGCGCGCCTCGCGGGGGTGACACCGGAGCGGGCGATGCCGAGGGTGGCGGCGGGGACGTTCACGGCGTGGTTCGCCGAGCGCGCCTCGTCCCGCCCGCCGGCGGTGACGCTGTGGCCGGACACCTTCACGGACCATCTGGCACCGGAGGTGGGCAGGGCGGCGGTCCGGGTTCTTGAGGCGGCGGGGCTGGGGGTCGCGCTGCCGCAGGCGAGGGTGTGCTGCGGGCTGACGTATGTGTCGACGGGGCAGCTGGGGGCCGCGCGGAGGGTGATGCGGAGGGCGCTGGACGTGATGGAGGGCGAGGGCGGGGAGGCCGCCGGGCCCCTGGGGCCCGTGGTGGTGCTGGAACCCTCCTGTGCGGCGACGCTCCGGACCGACCTGCCGGAGCTGCTGCCGGACGACCCGAGAGCGGCTCGTCTGGCGGCGTCGGTGCGGACGTTCGCGGAGGCGCTGGAGACGCTGGCGCCGGACTGGGAGCCGCCGCGCCTGAACCGCCCGGTGACGGGTCAGACGCATTGCCATCAGCACGCGGTGCTGGGCGACGCGGCCGATCGCCGTCTGCGCGAACGCGCCGGTCTGACAGGGGACTTGGCGGGCGGCTGCTGTGGCCTCGCGGGCAACTTCGGCTTCGAGCCGGGCCATTACGAGGTCTCGGTGAAGTGCGCGGAGGATCAGCTGCTGCCGGCGCTGAGGAAGGCGGCCCCGGGCGCCGACATCCTGGCCGACGGCTTCTCGTGCAGGACGCAGATGGCGGACCTGGCGGGGGTGCGGGGCCGGCATCTGGCGGAGGTGCTGGCGGAGGCGGTGGACAGTGGACCGGGACCGTCCGGATCTTGA
- a CDS encoding VOC family protein encodes MIAELQCLVIDCPAPAELAAFYRSVLGGEVDRPDARWSLDGMWSTLHTPGGLVLCFQGVTDHRPPTWPTPERPQQSHLDFAVRDLEEAQEQVLALGATLLDAGGGDRGWRVYADPAGHPFCLVRH; translated from the coding sequence ATGATCGCTGAACTGCAGTGCCTCGTGATCGACTGCCCGGCCCCCGCCGAACTCGCCGCCTTCTACCGCTCGGTGCTGGGCGGCGAGGTCGACCGCCCGGACGCCCGGTGGTCCCTCGACGGGATGTGGTCCACCCTGCACACCCCCGGCGGGCTCGTCCTCTGCTTCCAGGGCGTCACGGACCACCGCCCCCCGACGTGGCCGACCCCCGAGCGTCCCCAGCAGTCGCATCTCGACTTCGCGGTGAGGGACCTGGAGGAGGCGCAGGAGCAGGTTCTCGCCCTGGGCGCGACGCTCCTGGACGCGGGCGGGGGTGACCGTGGCTGGCGCGTCTACGCGGACCCGGCGGGGCATCCGTTCTGCCTGGTCCGCCACTGA
- a CDS encoding EamA family transporter, whose product MDISPVKEAGPVGTVVGPESPAVPVGGAQGVPGPKGLAGHRFGPVVLVVTGGLSVQFGSALAVLLMPRAGALGVVTLRLVLAAAVLLIVCRPKVRGYGRADWGTIVAFGAAMAGMNILFYQAADRIPLGAAVTLEVLGPLILSVVASRRLMNLLWAGLALGGVVLLSGGGFDRLDPLGAAFALAAGAMWATYIVFSARTGRRFPQADGLALAMAFGAVLSLPLGIAEAGDKLLVPSTIGLGLAVALMSSVLPYTLELLALRRLPAPTFAILMSLEPAIAATAGFLILSQALSLTDALAIALVIAASMGAVRTQVRAAARERGRVAG is encoded by the coding sequence GTGGACATCAGTCCGGTCAAGGAGGCGGGCCCGGTGGGGACCGTGGTCGGCCCCGAGTCGCCGGCCGTACCCGTCGGCGGCGCCCAGGGCGTACCAGGGCCCAAGGGGCTCGCGGGCCACCGGTTCGGGCCCGTCGTGCTCGTCGTCACGGGCGGGCTCTCCGTGCAGTTCGGTTCGGCTCTCGCCGTCCTCCTCATGCCCCGGGCCGGCGCCCTCGGCGTCGTCACCCTCAGGCTCGTGCTCGCCGCGGCCGTCCTGCTGATCGTCTGCCGCCCGAAGGTCCGCGGCTACGGCCGGGCGGACTGGGGCACGATCGTCGCCTTCGGCGCGGCGATGGCGGGCATGAACATCCTCTTCTACCAGGCGGCCGACCGGATCCCGCTGGGGGCCGCGGTCACCCTGGAGGTCCTCGGCCCGCTGATCCTCTCGGTGGTCGCCTCCCGGCGGCTGATGAATCTGCTCTGGGCGGGACTCGCCCTCGGTGGCGTCGTCCTGCTCAGCGGCGGCGGCTTCGACCGTCTCGATCCGCTGGGTGCGGCCTTCGCGCTCGCGGCGGGCGCGATGTGGGCCACGTACATCGTCTTCAGCGCGCGCACGGGCCGGCGTTTCCCGCAGGCGGACGGCCTCGCGCTCGCGATGGCCTTCGGTGCCGTCCTCAGCCTGCCGCTGGGCATCGCGGAGGCGGGCGACAAGCTCCTCGTGCCCTCGACGATCGGCCTCGGCCTCGCGGTCGCGCTGATGTCGTCCGTCCTGCCGTACACCCTCGAACTCCTCGCCCTGCGCCGTCTGCCCGCCCCCACCTTCGCCATCCTGATGAGCCTGGAACCTGCCATCGCGGCGACGGCCGGCTTCCTCATCCTCAGCCAGGCGCTGTCCCTGACCGACGCGCTCGCGATCGCCCTGGTGATCGCGGCGAGCATGGGAGCGGTACGGACGCAGGTGCGGGCGGCCGCGCGCGAGCGGGGCAGGGTCGCGGGCTAG
- a CDS encoding TIGR03084 family metal-binding protein, whose translation MSDPVVVLDDLRAESDALDRLVGEVSEEQWAAPTPAPGWTVAHQIAHLAWTDRAALLAATDPDGFAAETAKALAAPERFVDEGAEEGAKLAPGELLAHWREGRELLQEALRAVPAGARFPWYGPPMSAPAMATARLMETWAHGQDVADALGVVRTPTDRIRHVAWIGHRARGYAYLVRGLPVPAEPVRVELVAPSGELWVYGPEDAAQSVTGPALEFCLLVTQRVHRDDTSLVAVGPDAAHWLTIAQAFAGPAGPGRPAEGARPAEGAR comes from the coding sequence GTGTCCGACCCCGTCGTCGTCCTCGACGACCTGCGTGCCGAGAGTGACGCACTCGACCGGCTCGTGGGCGAGGTGAGCGAGGAGCAGTGGGCCGCGCCCACCCCCGCCCCCGGCTGGACCGTCGCCCATCAGATCGCGCACCTCGCCTGGACCGACCGGGCCGCGCTGCTCGCCGCCACCGACCCCGACGGCTTCGCCGCCGAGACCGCCAAGGCCCTCGCCGCGCCCGAGCGTTTCGTCGACGAGGGGGCCGAGGAGGGCGCGAAGCTGGCGCCCGGAGAGCTGCTCGCTCACTGGCGCGAGGGGCGTGAGCTGCTGCAGGAGGCCCTCCGGGCGGTTCCGGCCGGGGCGCGGTTCCCCTGGTACGGGCCGCCCATGAGCGCCCCCGCCATGGCCACGGCCCGGCTCATGGAGACCTGGGCGCACGGTCAGGACGTCGCCGACGCCCTCGGAGTCGTCCGTACGCCGACCGACCGCATCCGGCACGTCGCCTGGATCGGTCACCGTGCCCGGGGCTACGCCTATCTGGTGCGGGGTCTGCCCGTTCCCGCCGAGCCCGTCCGGGTGGAACTCGTCGCACCGAGCGGGGAGTTGTGGGTCTACGGGCCCGAGGACGCCGCGCAGTCCGTGACCGGGCCGGCTCTGGAGTTCTGTCTGCTCGTCACCCAGCGCGTGCACCGCGACGACACCTCCCTGGTCGCCGTCGGACCGGACGCCGCGCACTGGCTCACCATCGCCCAGGCCTTCGCCGGACCGGCGGGTCCGGGCCGGCCCGCCGAAGGGGCCCGGCCCGCCGAAGGAGCCCGCTGA
- a CDS encoding LysR family transcriptional regulator, whose product MSIELRHLRCFLAIAEESSLTRAAARLHLTQPAVSRTLAALEQHLGARLVDRSTHHLALTAEGRAFQDRAAAALAAFEAAVDPARLRHRPLRLGHAWSAFGPYTTPLLRRWQREHPETPLELLRIDDRTAGLTRGEVDAALLRGPVDAPGLVTEELTTEGRVAAVPADGPLAEHPRLTLDDLAGGTVVLNTVSGTTTLTLWPAAARPAATVTVANTDDWLTAIAAGRGVGVSSASTAALHPHPGVTYRPLPDAPPLPVVLAWRDAFPHPATGALVAMAREIVSGG is encoded by the coding sequence ATGAGCATCGAGCTACGCCACCTCCGCTGCTTCCTCGCCATCGCCGAAGAATCCAGCCTCACCAGGGCGGCAGCCCGGCTCCACCTCACCCAACCGGCCGTGTCCCGCACGCTCGCCGCCCTGGAGCAGCACCTCGGCGCACGGCTCGTGGACCGCTCCACCCACCACCTCGCCCTCACGGCCGAGGGCCGCGCCTTCCAGGACCGGGCCGCGGCGGCGCTCGCGGCGTTCGAGGCGGCCGTCGACCCGGCGAGACTGCGCCACCGGCCGCTCCGGCTCGGACACGCCTGGTCGGCCTTCGGCCCGTACACGACACCCCTGCTCCGCCGCTGGCAGCGCGAACACCCCGAGACCCCCCTCGAACTCCTCCGCATCGACGACCGCACGGCCGGCCTGACCCGGGGCGAGGTGGACGCGGCGCTGCTGCGGGGACCGGTCGACGCGCCGGGCCTGGTCACGGAGGAACTCACCACGGAGGGGCGCGTCGCCGCCGTACCGGCCGACGGCCCGCTCGCCGAACACCCCCGCCTCACCCTCGACGACCTGGCCGGCGGAACCGTGGTCCTCAACACGGTCTCGGGCACGACCACCCTCACCCTCTGGCCGGCGGCCGCGCGCCCGGCGGCCACGGTCACGGTCGCCAACACCGACGACTGGCTGACGGCGATCGCGGCGGGCAGGGGCGTCGGCGTCTCGTCCGCGTCGACGGCGGCCCTGCACCCGCACCCGGGGGTGACCTACCGGCCCCTGCCGGACGCCCCGCCGCTCCCGGTGGTCCTGGCCTGGCGGGACGCGTTCCCGCACCCAGCGACGGGGGCGCTGGTGGCGATGGCACGGGAGATCGTGAGCGGAGGCTGA